In Arcanobacterium wilhelmae, the following are encoded in one genomic region:
- a CDS encoding YdcF family protein, with protein MDEELSRFLVVLAVGLILLAWGLVRLVRDRRRAATGLWLLAGGLLTWVGLAALVSAVSPALGLFMFYGLLIGGFLLVVGVSLALIANGYYVMMRYGVNLARALPLAAGLATFAATILIVYINSSAFVRALESASPQTNLRVLALAMWYILVVGYVGFNLVAYALQAWIHSLWPREERYDAVVVLGAGLIGERVTPLLAGRLDRGIGIARDAGARVIVCSGGQGSDEVISEAEAMSRYVHEVSGDKFTVLKEDRSTTTRENLLFTRELLEKVGADALAAGADMVTTPEGDPEFSKPGERPLRVAVATSNFHALRAGGLARQLGLPWHVYGSPTALYYIPTSFLREFAANMVFHWRLHAAVVGLLTLFIALLAMM; from the coding sequence ATGGACGAAGAGCTTTCCCGATTTTTGGTGGTGCTGGCTGTTGGATTGATCCTCCTGGCGTGGGGGCTTGTGCGCCTGGTGCGTGATCGCCGGCGAGCTGCAACTGGATTGTGGCTGCTCGCGGGTGGTCTGCTGACGTGGGTCGGGCTTGCGGCGCTTGTGTCGGCGGTTTCGCCGGCACTGGGTTTGTTCATGTTCTACGGGTTGCTCATCGGCGGGTTCCTGCTGGTCGTTGGGGTGTCGTTGGCTCTGATCGCGAATGGGTATTACGTGATGATGCGATACGGCGTGAATTTGGCGCGTGCGCTTCCGTTGGCGGCGGGCCTGGCTACTTTCGCGGCCACGATCTTGATTGTGTATATCAATTCTTCGGCGTTTGTTCGTGCCCTCGAATCGGCGAGCCCGCAAACGAATTTGCGCGTGCTCGCCCTCGCGATGTGGTACATCCTGGTGGTAGGCTATGTGGGTTTCAATTTGGTGGCCTACGCCCTTCAGGCATGGATTCACAGTTTATGGCCGCGCGAGGAGCGGTATGACGCGGTGGTTGTGCTGGGTGCGGGTCTGATTGGCGAGCGAGTCACGCCGTTGTTGGCGGGACGCTTGGATCGCGGTATCGGCATTGCTCGCGACGCCGGCGCCCGAGTCATTGTGTGCTCCGGCGGGCAGGGCAGTGATGAGGTGATTTCCGAAGCTGAGGCGATGAGCCGGTACGTGCACGAGGTGAGCGGGGACAAGTTCACTGTGCTGAAGGAGGATCGCTCCACCACCACGCGTGAGAATTTGCTGTTCACTCGCGAATTGTTGGAGAAGGTAGGAGCGGATGCGCTCGCGGCCGGTGCGGATATGGTAACGACGCCGGAGGGGGATCCGGAGTTTTCCAAGCCGGGCGAGCGTCCGTTGCGGGTTGCGGTTGCGACGTCGAACTTCCATGCGCTACGTGCGGGCGGGTTGGCTCGTCAATTGGGGTTGCCGTGGCATGTGTATGGTTCGCCCACGGCGCTCTACTACATCCCCACGTCGTTCTTGCGTGAGTTCGCGGCGAATATGGTGTTCCATTGGCGCCTGCACGCAGCGGTCGTGGGGCTCTTGACGTTGTTTATTGCTCTGCTGGCGATGATGTAG
- a CDS encoding lactate/malate family dehydrogenase, with the protein MTPHKLVITGAGHVGSAVLTDAMKMGLFGEIAVIDTAPGVAYGEALDQYQAIGALTLTNVNVHEGTTADYTDADVVIVAAGPSMLPDPNDPTGKPDRAILAKVNSETIRQVMGDITAHTQTAAVIIITNPVDTLVWIAQNEFEYPEHLVWGTGTCLDSARLRRRVADHVGIAPASVAGFMGGEHGMAAFPILSHLTAGAVATADLPTTYGVDPLDPAEVGQAVVDAAYAVFNGKGWTNAGVAQAALSMARSYLLDEKTVFPGSTTLRAEWGHDGDVAMSFPLAIGAAGVEKRLPLTLNAWEEEAKERAAIAIQSAMTDADCNY; encoded by the coding sequence ATGACGCCCCACAAACTTGTAATTACAGGAGCCGGACACGTCGGAAGCGCAGTGCTCACCGACGCCATGAAAATGGGACTTTTCGGAGAAATCGCTGTGATTGATACTGCGCCAGGCGTTGCCTACGGCGAAGCACTCGATCAATACCAGGCCATCGGCGCGCTCACGCTCACCAACGTGAACGTGCACGAAGGAACCACCGCCGATTACACCGACGCCGACGTTGTGATCGTCGCCGCCGGCCCCTCGATGCTCCCCGACCCAAACGATCCCACCGGCAAGCCCGACCGTGCAATTCTCGCGAAGGTCAACTCCGAAACCATCCGCCAAGTGATGGGCGACATCACGGCACACACGCAAACCGCTGCCGTCATCATCATCACAAACCCCGTCGATACCCTCGTGTGGATCGCACAAAACGAATTCGAGTACCCCGAGCACCTCGTGTGGGGAACCGGAACCTGTCTCGATTCTGCACGCCTGCGCCGCCGCGTCGCCGACCATGTCGGAATCGCCCCCGCCTCTGTGGCGGGATTTATGGGCGGTGAGCACGGCATGGCCGCCTTCCCCATCCTCTCCCACCTCACCGCAGGCGCGGTTGCAACCGCCGATCTGCCAACAACCTACGGCGTCGATCCCCTCGACCCGGCCGAAGTCGGGCAGGCCGTCGTCGACGCCGCCTACGCCGTTTTCAACGGTAAGGGCTGGACCAACGCTGGTGTAGCGCAAGCCGCTCTCTCCATGGCACGCTCCTACCTCCTCGACGAGAAAACCGTGTTTCCCGGCTCAACCACCCTGCGCGCAGAGTGGGGCCACGACGGCGACGTCGCGATGTCGTTCCCACTCGCCATCGGCGCAGCGGGAGTGGAAAAGCGACTCCCACTCACCCTCAACGCATGGGAAGAAGAGGCCAAAGAACGCGCCGCGATCGCCATCCAAAGCGCGATGACCGACGCCGACTGCAACTACTAG
- a CDS encoding MarR family winged helix-turn-helix transcriptional regulator — MNQPADIEFRVARGILTLANRIIANRNEHLKEVGLTAEQADSLLFFSHNPESSTTHLKNFLRVRHQTASGLVARLAAKDMIEVTASDVDARAKVIHLTDKGNRAIHFLHEHGTHTGSDLLKGMSADEQQKFVEFIRTAQENVSADEP; from the coding sequence ATGAATCAGCCCGCAGACATCGAGTTCCGTGTCGCCCGAGGAATCCTTACTCTTGCGAACCGGATCATCGCGAACCGCAACGAGCACTTGAAAGAGGTCGGGCTCACCGCCGAGCAGGCCGATTCGCTCCTCTTTTTCTCACACAATCCAGAATCGTCCACCACTCACTTGAAGAACTTTCTTCGTGTTCGTCACCAGACAGCATCAGGCCTCGTTGCACGCCTGGCCGCAAAGGACATGATCGAAGTAACAGCCTCGGACGTCGATGCGCGCGCCAAAGTCATTCACCTCACCGATAAAGGAAACCGCGCAATCCATTTCCTCCACGAGCATGGCACCCACACTGGATCTGACCTCCTGAAGGGAATGAGCGCCGACGAACAACAAAAGTTCGTGGAGTTCATTCGCACCGCGCAGGAAAACGTCTCGGCGGACGAGCCGTGA